The Nerophis ophidion isolate RoL-2023_Sa unplaced genomic scaffold, RoL_Noph_v1.0 HiC_scaffold_53, whole genome shotgun sequence genomic sequence ctgagacgggtaaaattttgaaaaaaacttcaaaaaataaaataagccactgggaactgatttttattggagtTAAcgattttgaaattgtgattaagttcccctttaaagattgcaggaatgacttttacgatgtttttatatgaataaggtggattggacgttggcctgggaagacattcccctgaaggtcttcttcatgtgtcagctggaagtaccctgactgttgtgaggggaaactgatgagattgtgagatcatatgttggtgcaagacaatgtctcatgtgactgagcaaagctggacttttatcaagaatgtttgttttctcctgtcccgcagacctcgATGAAGAACATCTTCCTCGTGAGCAGtaggaggaaccacagtccccccacattCATGAGGACGAAGAGGTACCAtattcccaacacatcaaagacggaggagaggagccacagcccccccacattaaagaggaacatgAGACGCCACAGCCCAtagtgttaaactgacccttcacattaaagggcaagcggaggacccactgaacttacacatcaaaaataaagaggaggacccactgacccctcacattaaacaggaagaggaggacccactgaaccctcacattaaagaggaagaggaagaccaagatacgccgcacattaaagaggaagaggaggagcaagagccgccgcacattaaagaggaagaggaggaagagggcatcagtcagcctaaatggttggaggagttcccagtgactggtgtccctgtgaagagtgaagatgatgaggtgaaaggtgaaagtgaggagaggggagggggggagcctccaagcagcagctcaacacaacacatgacaacagaagctgatggagaccactgtggaggatcacaagcagacaagctcttagctccactatcagatagtgaggacacaacgtcacactctcctgacactgatgatgaagactctaaagatgataagacatgtcacactgacaacactcacttcacatcttctctctgtcacaaaacttttaaataccaaagtcgtctgaaaagacacatgaggagACAcacatggattgaatctgctctcatgaacgtgtgctctttctccagatattttatcacaatctcgggtgggcacCATTATGCGTTTGCACatcgggcaagagccgtgtacagcgtccagtttttattttgacctccacagttatctgcccaaaagagtatgcaaggggaagaatcaagaacaaaacatttaatgaaggtgcttgcaacgtcctgggccaatcttccaaatatcccctcctgccataatatcacataatcagcttgaccgtcggcccccattcgtgcaaatgtctcattaaagacaataaggcgactgacaaagaagctccgattggtcccttgagatactaggtttttctgttgtatctacgcggttatgtgttagttgctaggtcctgccatgcgcgtaacagcttacttatggaacaaattacaatatcgcatacactaacataaagcatatcacctaggaactccaaaattattttcagctcagttttgaccaaaattgagttactgggttttgcctttggacgggagcactAGAGAAagacctttttcttgctcagaatgtggtaaatgttTAGTAACAAGTCAACATTATGAcattacacatgagaacgcactggGGAGataaaccttttatctgttcactctgtggtaaaagttttgcacaaagtcacaatttgaaaagacacatgagaacacacactggagaaaaacctttttcctgttcaatctgtggtaaatgttttacacaaagtcgatatttgaaagtacacaagagaacacacactggtgaaaaatcacattcctgttcaatctgcaacagaagcttttgtgactgATCAAAgcttgtaagacacatgagaagacacccaggagagaaagtgttgagttgcagtgtgtgtggtgaaagattgtcttctaagtaccagtgtaagaaacacaagtgtgctggtgagaacagcagcagcaaatgaaactgcaggatttgaaataaactgtccagactttcattttgactttctaacaacatcagcacatataacatgtgtgacattgttgtttgtctaacaatctgtttaatatgagtCTACATTTATAAATTACATAGTTTGAAatttgaaaatattacatatttgtatttctaattgttaatgatcccatagattatcacctttatatgatatacatatgtactggttcacatctgaaacatcttctggaccacttcaggaagcatattattatttactttatacatcatttgaacagttgtcttttatacaattttaaaatgtgtgactttatgaatcatttgttgggtctctataatctattttattcattatcgttattactcagtattatgatgattgttttgtgattgttttgtatgtatgtctccagacctttatgcaacatacaagtgagagaaaatagctgatttttattttgtgaaaggatggttttgttttcacAAACTTACATATGTGGATgtatcaaataaatccagtattgtgttttaaaaaaggttttaatgttttttttctctttttcaacatccccaaaacaacatcaatatcagtcaaagtttggagtgtcaagccaaagccaatattgtacatcatcccacagatatttactttgcatacattcttaaaataaactgtttattgtgtttcccagtcacagaaccaacaattgttgtcttcaattgcaaaaaaaaccatcctaaatattattttaagtggtcacttccatctttttttttcttagattaactcttttgcctcagaaagaatggaaacttttaagtatttttttgttccagagaaaataagaagaagaagaaatagaaaaTAATTAAAAGAGACGCTGTGAAGGTTTCAgagagaaggagacggcacagagacTGGGAAAAGCTTATAGCCTGGggcgtctttattttaacaaggatatatatatatatatatatatatatatatatatatatatatatatatatatatatatacaataatatttcaatataatttatttatacaatattattctatatatatatatatatatatatatatatatatatatgtgtatgtcaaatctgatgtgtatgtaacaaagatgaaatgggtgcaagactatgtgtggaatttaaCGGGAGGTGTTATTTACcgcaagtgttggaggtgcgtgttgagaggagcTGAGCGGTCAGGCGCGGGCAAGGCAGGTAGGGAAGTCCAAGGCGGAAGCGTGGTCGAGAGGCAGGAGAGAGTCGTCGTTTGTCCGGGGGCGAGCAAGGGAACGAAAACCAGGAAGCcagaggaagacaaggggaatcCAAAAAGGCACACGACACACAGCGTGGTTCGGGAACGCACACAAGGAGCTGCGGGGTGAGGAAAGACACGACAATTAACGCATGGGGAAAAGGCACAGAGATCAGGATCAAAAATTCAACTAGGATGCTGGAGACGAGCTTACGGTACAGTTGCTACGTTCTGGCAGaggatcttcttcttcttcttcttcttcttttgtttttatggcggttggcaagcaaccttctggtgtgcattagcgccacctactgtaatggagtgtggaccgaggtggatccctactctatattcttttacttaacccagtgttttttaaatatgtgtatattgctttatatcctatgttttctgaatgcaatcctaatatatctcccacttctaacctaatattttcttttgctaacttattttccagtatttctctttctctattatatttcctacattgtattaagacatggtcaacattttctatctggtggcaaaaatcacacagccctgtagtatgtttgcctatcaattttagtgaactatttagatatgtatgtcctaatctcattctagtaataatgtcttcttccttcctatttctaccccctcctctcattacacctactttcctctggactttgtaaaactctctaccttttgtttccttattccaattatcctgccactttttattgtgttctatcttaatgatgctcttcacttcttctttactgtgcttaatctccatgtttacttctgttttagtggttgcttgttttgcgtatctatcagctaactcatttccctcaactcctacatgagcaggaacccagagaaatgttaccacacctcccgctttatttattctgtagattgcctgaactatttcataaactatatctagtcttgtttctgatgttatgttttttatgctcgtcaatgcactgctggagtccgagcacacgactactttcctagctttgttttcctctatccagttaactgccatataaattgctaccaattcccccgtaaaaacagatagtttatcactaattcttttatttaatactatatttctctgtgggataactgcagcagctcctactttactatttatagtttttgatgcatctgtgtatatcataatattatcaaaaaacatttcctcaatccgtttttctatttggtaactatttaaatgtctattcttcagtaactgcatgtctacctttgggttttcatacatccacggtggtattgcaggaattggtactgtagggctcactttaatattgtcaatttgtgtttttttacatatatctcctattatccacccaaaactattcatttttttcttccctttttcttggcaatttattagcacttgacgggttggatgtccttgcttggatccttttaagtttgcccaataaactgctgagagttgatctctcctcatgtccaaaggtttttcattcatttctacttgtaatgctgccactggagtagatttagtagctccacaacataatcttaacgcctgcgactggatccggtctattttctcaagtagagtttttgaagcagatcgataaataatgcatccgtagtcgataacagaccgaattaaagtgatatatattgttttcaatgtcaacctatcagccccccaatctttacccctcaaagccctcattatatttaacacctttttacttttctccactatcttgctgatgtgggttgaccagttaatatttttatcaaaccatattcctaaatatttaaatacttgtacctcttctatgttttctccatatagttttatttggagcttgttttgtattttcctcttcgtaaaatgtatgacttttgtctttccaacagagaatcttaaaccccaagccgtcccccagtcttcaacattatttaccgctttttgaatcttcttttctatataatttgtatttctacctctcttccacatcactccatcatcagcaaacaatgccacctccactaacccttccacttcactaaaaacttcatttatcatgatggaaaatagtactggacttattatactcccttgtggggtcccattttccactttgtattctctactatattcattctctatctttactaataatgttctacttgttaaaaagtcttttatccatctgtacattcttcctctaatcccaatcctatttagtttcaacagcaacccctgtttccacaacatatcatacgctttctctatgtcaaaaaataccgcaattatactttctttatttatttgtccctttctaatttcctcttccagctgcactgctgggtcatttgtgcttcttgctttgcgaaaaccactttggtagttttttataatttcttttgactctaaataatatattaatctttcattaatcattttttccattactttgcccaaatttgaggtcaatgcaatcggcctataatttcctgcctcttccggatctttccctggcttgcatattggaattattacagctgttttccactcatctggtaattttccttcttcatatatcctattatataatttcaagaccacttctttgccgatgctacctaaatttttgatcatttgataactcaccaggtctttccctggcgtcgtatttttaactttttttaaaattcgaaccatttcatccaaagaaaatgtcatatccatagtgttgataaaactattatcgttgtcttccttcatttcctcaatatttacactaattgtttcttctctcttttgtttttctacatttctcaaattatcattactgtgcactttaacaaaggtttttgctaaaagttctgctttttctttatttcctaccacactccgcattccatctttcatcacatgatttttatgttcttttctgagccctgacattctcttgatcattccccacacttggcttaaaggagtagttctatttagtgtttcacaaaaagttctccaatggtgttttcttgtttttttaataacataccttactctagcttgatgccttttatattggatcatgtcttggaaattatgtgttcttctcaatattctaaatgctctattccgttcttgtattgcatctgtacactcttgtgtccaccacggcactatcttccttcttctccctatactattccttggtatgctctgttcggctgcttctattatgcactttgtaatatctgtatttaattgttcaatatcttgatttatatctacttcctttaaagttatgtcggtaatttccctaaatttctcccagtcaccatgattatacttccatcttccttctatcctagtgctttctgtcctatgatttatgtttatgtgaatgacgattggatagtgatcacttcccattgtgctgtatttatttacttcccactccacctttcctgctaacccttgtgacactagtgttaaatctattgctgtttctttacccgtgacgacatctaaccttgttccagacccatcattcacacacaccacttctttttcctccaaaagtgcttccaatgtatccccattccagtcatccctttcaccccacattgtgctatgtgcattaaagtcaccacaccaaataatattgccactccagtgctccattattgtttctagttggtgaatttctaatttcttgcatggattatagaagtttagtactttgtatttttctttattattccatacttctactcctactatctctagttcttgttttacttttaatattgaataatgcatatcttccttaataaatatggcacatcctcctccttgcccatcattcctatctttacgtatcgttatatatccttttattataaagtttaattttggcttcagccatgtttcttgaatacatattatatgtggtttatttttcatattattaatatatccctttaattcctgtccgtttgctatcagacttctggcattccactgaacaattaacatggcgttggattgtggtcacatgactcggtctcgtctactctctgtagctcaccttgcacctgttcccaggatagttcttttaaatttaaaaactttgctgctgctttgacaattattttgattttctcagtcttgtttctagcctgttctgtacaatttattacataagccaggaatacaactagtttgtccatggaaattcctgtatttgctgcctcttgttttttatttcttgaactattttcacttctgtcctgttctgcactttcttgatttcttattttaactgccacTGCATATGTAATTTttcgttcaactctgatttgctgtacttctgttgcctgttttcttatgatgcagcccccatacgctgctgtgtgattcccgccacaattacaacacttgacctgttcattttctccacattgtccatattcatgctcccctccacaccttccacatctcattttagcatgacacacactagctatgtgcccatagcgttggcacttgaaacaacgtactgggggtggcacgtaagctctaacatagaagcttagatacccaatcatgattctctctggtaggacctcctctgcaaattgcactagcacggattcgctctcagtcttttcaccgttcctaaatgccatcattcttttcatcgtagtgacagttcctccttttatttctcttttcagatcatctaaattttctcctcttgggattcctgtcacgactcc encodes the following:
- the LOC133546964 gene encoding uncharacterized protein LOC133546964, translating into MRALRGKDWGADRLTLKTIYITLIRSVIDYGCIIYRSASKTLLEKIDRIQSQALRLCCGATKSTPVAALQVEMNEKPLDMRRDQLSAVYWANLKGSKQGHPTRQVLINCQEKGKKKMNSFGWIIGDICKKTQIDNIKVSPTVPIPAIPPWMYENPKVDMQLLKNRHLNSYQIEKRIEEMFFDNIMIYTDASKTINSKVGAAAVIPQRNIVLNKRISDKLSVFTGELVAIYMAVNWIEENKARKVVVCSDSSSALTSIKNITSETRLDIVYEIVQAIYRINKAGGVVTFLWVPAHVGVEGNELADRYAKQATTKTEVNMEIKHSKEEVKSIIKIEHNKKWQDNWNKETKGREFYKVQRKVGVMRGGGRNRKEEDIITRMRLGHTYLNSSLKLIGKHTTGLCDFCHQIENVDHVLIQCRKYNREREILENKLAKENIRLEVGDILGLHSENIGYKAIYTYLKNTGLSKRI